A stretch of the Bubalus kerabau isolate K-KA32 ecotype Philippines breed swamp buffalo chromosome 11, PCC_UOA_SB_1v2, whole genome shotgun sequence genome encodes the following:
- the BARHL1 gene encoding barH-like 1 homeobox protein, whose product MEGSNGFGIDSILSHRAGSPALPKGDPLLGDCRSPLELSPRSESSSDCSSPASPGRDCLETGAQRPGGASGPGLDSHLQPGQLSAPAQSRTVTSSFLIRDILADCKPLAACAPYSSSGQPAAPDPGGRLAAKPGEDFRDKLDKSGSNASSDSEYKVKEEGDREISSSRDSPPVRLKKPRKARTAFTDHQLAQLERSFERQKYLSVQDRMELAASLNLTDTQVKTWYQNRRTKWKRQTAVGLELLAEAGNYSALQRMFPSPYFYPQSLVSNLDPGAALYLYRGPSAPPPALQRPLVPRILIHGLQGASEPPPPLPPLAGVLPRAAQPR is encoded by the exons ATGGAAGGCTCCAATGGCTTTGGGATCGACTCCATTCTCTCCCACCGAGCGGGCAGCCCCGCCCTTCCCAAGGGGGACCCCTTACTCGGGGACTGCCGCTCTCCCCTGGAGCTGAGTCCTCGCTCAGAGAGCAGCAGCGACTGCTCTTCACCAGCCTCGCCAGGAAGGGACTGTCTGGAGACGGGAGCCCAGCGGCCTGGAGGGGCTTCGGGACCAGGTTTGGACTCCCACCTGCAACCTGGGCAGCTCTCGGCCCCAGCCCAGTCTCGCACCGTGACCTCCTCCTTTCTGATCAGGGACATCCTTGCCGACTGCAAACCGCTTGCGGCCTGTGCACCCTACTCTAGCAGCGGGCAGCCAGCCGCTCCTGACCCTGGGGGCCGTCTTGCGGCCAAGCCTGGGGAGGACTTTAGAGACAAGCTGGACAAAAGTGGCAGCAACGCCTCATCGGACTCTGAGTATAAAG TGAAGGAGGAGGGCGACCGGGAGATCTCCAGCTCCAGGGACAGCCCCCCGGTGCGCCTGAAAAAGCCACGCAAGGCGCGCACGGCCTTCACCGACCACCAGCTGGCACAGCTGGAGCGCAGCTTCGAGCGACAGAAGTACCTGAGCGTGCAAGACCGCATGGAGCTCGCAGCCTCGCTCAACCTCACCGACACGCAGGTCAAGACCTGGTACCAGAACCGCAG GACTAAGTGGAAGCGACAGACGGCCGTCGGGTTGGAGCTGCTGGCCGAGGCGGGCAATTACTCGGCGCTTCAGCGGATGTTCCCGTCGCCTTATTTCTACCCGCAGAGTTTGGTTTCCAACCTGGATCCCGGCGCCGCGCTCTATCTGTACCGCGGGCCCAGCGCACCGCCGCCCGCGCTGCAGAGACCTCTGGTCCCTCGCATCCTCATCCACGGACTCCAGGGCGCCagcgagccgccgccgccgctgccaccGCTGGCCGGGGTCCTCCCGCGCGCCGCGCAGCCTCGGTGa